Proteins co-encoded in one Nicotiana sylvestris chromosome 7, ASM39365v2, whole genome shotgun sequence genomic window:
- the LOC104223586 gene encoding E3 ubiquitin-protein ligase DA2L-like, translating into MGNKLGRRRQVVDEKYTRPQGLYQLKDVDIKKLRKLILDSKLAPCYPGDDDCPNSDLEECPICFLYYPSLNRSRCCMKGICTECFLQMKTPNSTRPTQCPFCKTSNYAVEYRGVKTKEEKGIEQIEEQRVIEAKIRMRQQEMQDEEEKTQKRRELSSSSSIAGPSEIEYCSTAAPSFASAVEGGEVITSQETCAASTIRQPQRMRQNREDDFDLDLEDIMVMEAIWLSIQENGRNRTMDYSDVGPSEQYTADHRGVPAVNTPAASGSSSSPSGGLACAIAALAERQQMGGESSNYDRSMSSYSEHLACDRFSNREEIENDDYSHAESTMHASPERQLEITRDDGEWADHGSMVAEVGTSYAVSDEMEDDASFPVQPTTGSIVPENFEEQMMLAMAVSLAEASSRSSPPGVSWH; encoded by the exons ATGGGTAATAAGTTGGGAAGGAGGAGGCAAGTGGTGGATGAGAAGTACACTAGGCCTCAGGGGTTGTACCAACTTAAGGATGTGGATATTAAGAAGCTTCGTAAACTCATTCTTGATTCCAAGCTCGCACCTTGCTATCCTGGTGATGATGATTGTCCCAACTCTGACCTCGAGGAATGCCCCATTTGCTTCTtg TATTATCCTAGTTTAAACCGTTCAAGATGTTGCATGAAAGGCATTTGTACAG AGTGTTTTTTGCAGATGAAGACCCCCAATTCAACCCGTCCAACACA ATGCCCATTTTGTAAAACATCAAATTACGCGGTGGAATATCGTGGGGTTAAGACGAAGGAAGAAAAGGGGATAGAGCAGATT GAGGAACAACGGGTTATAGAAGCCAAAATAAGGATGAGACAGCAGGAGATGCAGGATGAAGAAGAGAAAACACAGAAACGAAGAGAGCTTAGTTCTTCCAGTAGTATTGCTGGACCAAGTGAGATAGAGTATTGCTCTACAGCAG CACCATCTTTTGCTTCTGCTGTGGAAGGTGGAGAAGTCATTACTTCTCAAGAGACATGTGCAGCTTCAACAATTAGACAGCCTCAACGCATGAGGCAGAATAG GGAGGATGACTTTGACTTGGATCTTGAGGATATAATGGTTATGGAAGCCATATGGTTATCCATACAG GAGAATGGCAGAAATCGAACTATGGACTACAGTGATGTTGGTCCATCAGAACAATATACAGCGGATCATCGAGGTGTCCCAGCAGTCAACACCCCTGCCGCTTCAGGATCATCTTCCTCTCCTTCTGGTGGTCTTGCTTGTGCAATTGCAGCCCTTGCTGAGCGCCAGCAAATGGGTGGAGAGTCCAGTAACTATGATCGGAGCATGTCATCGTATAGTGAGCATCTTGCTTGTGATAGGTTTTCCAATAGGGAGGAGATAGAGAATGATGATTACTCTCATGCTGAGAGCACCATGCATGCGTCACCTGAAAGGCAGCTGGAAATAACGAGGGACGATGGTGAATGGGCTGATCACGGGTCCATGGTTGCCGAAGTTGGAACTAGTTATGCAGTCTCTGACGAAATGGAAGATGATGCTTCATTCCCTGTGCAACCCACCACCGGTTCAATAGTTCCTGAGAATTTTGAAGAGCAGATGATGTTAGCCATGGCTGTTTCACTGGCTGAGGCAAGCTCGCGGTCTAGTCCACCTGGAGTGTCATGGCACTAG
- the LOC104219714 gene encoding uncharacterized protein: MASLTVLLRHSSKWNDEGNYINFSIEGILIKESASFNDLVASISNQLGKDLSSKSIKIQYKVEENCTPMEIHNDMGYRVYVELKKENREFGMYPLCITTIEKELVSGGSLNQGDIVQIDEAVQRYDSDTDDTLALDFVNSGEAIGVFELHKDLIISKTNQREVMVGQVYKNKATLKEVMENYAISQRFQFRVDRSNAVSYALLCISEDCEWRFKASSINKSELFKVREYMYSYEYMYSYVLYCYALLCISEDCEWSFKASSINKSELFKVREFIDNHTCPLRDKVYEQRQASSNLIGGMIRPKLTNHKRKYTPKDIIDDVKSDLSVDVSYMLACRAKEKAMNFLRGEPTDSYKKLPGYLYTMDMTYPGSHIRVVKSPKNEFMYVYISLYAFIKGFDHCRPIVIVDGSHLKSYYNGTFVSASTLDGAENDAARTWFFEQFKIAYSDRENMCIVSDRNGSIIKSVSRVYPDVPHFACIWHLWNNVYKKFKKSHAKLSEIYFSMAKADTQAEFDNLMEKVDIRVKEYLELAGYKKWARLYAPVNRGWTMTSNIAKSINAALVSARELPIYESLEEIRKMFGRWNCSNCKEATQTYTTLAKKYQEMLTLNEAMSTCMTVVPSTEYLHTVNDGGRNYTICLLERKCVCRRFQVDELLCPHALAVLKSKFLMLEEYCSNYYKPNIVIMTYDVPLYPLPDRNDWNIPAHVAEEVVLPPKWKRPPRRPKKKRDKPLSELLQPKNQHSCSIYGQGGHNKRTCRNSPRNK, encoded by the exons ATGGCAAGTTTAACAGTGTTGTTGCGTCATTCTAGCAAGTGGAACGATGAGGGCAATTACATCAATTTTTCAATTGAGGGAATACTGATAAAGGAGTCTGCGTCCTTTAATGATTTGGTTGCTTCAATTTCTAATCAACTGGGCAAAGATTTGAGCTCAAAGTCCATTAAAATTCAATACAAAGTAGAAGAAAATTGCACGCCAATGGAAATACACAATGATATGGGTTACAGAGTGTATGTAGAATtgaaaaaagagaacagagaatttGGGATGTATCCTTTGTGCATAACAACTATTGAAAAAGAACTTGTCTCCGGAGGTAGTTTAAATCAAGGCGACATTGTGCAAATAGACGAAGCAGTTCAAAGGTACGATTCCGATACAGATGATACACTGGCTCTAGATTTTGTCAATTCAGGAGAAGCAATTGGAGTGTTCGAACTCCACAAGGATTTGATAATTTCAAAAACTAATCAAAGGGAGGTTATGGTTGGACAAGTGTATAAGAATAAGGCTACATTGAAAGAGGTGATGGAGAATTATGCTATATCTCAAAGGTTTCAATTCCGGGTTGATAGGTCTAATGCTGTCAG CTATGCATTATTATGTATTTCAGAAGATTGTGAATGGAGGTTTAAGGCTTCAAGCATTAACAAATCAGAACTATTCAAAGTGAGAGAATACATGTATTCATATGAATACATGTATTCATATGTACTTTACTG CTATGCATTATTATGTATTTCAGAAGATTGTGAATGGAGTTTTAAGGCTTCAAGCATTAACAAATCAGAACTATTCAAAGTGAGAGAATTCATTGATAACCATACATGTCCGCTGAGGGACAAGGTGTATGAGCAACGGCAGGCAAGTAGCAACCTTATAGGTGGTATGATAAGGCCTAAGCTTACTAATCATAAGAGGAAATACACCCCAAAggatattattgatgatgtgaaatCAGATTTAAGTGTAGATGTTAGCTACATGTTGGCGTGTAGGgctaaagaaaaggcaatgaattTTTTGAGAGGTGAACCGACTGATTCATACAAAAAATTACCAGGATACTTATATACAATGGATATGACATATCCAGGTTCCCACATCAGAGTGGTAAAATCGCCAAAAAATGAATTCATGTACGTGTATATATCTTTGTATGCCTTTATAAAGGGGTTTGACCATTGTAGACCCATTGTTATTGTGGATGGAAGTCACCTAAAATCTTATTACAACGGGACTTTCGTTTCGGCAAGCACTTTGGATGGTGCAG AGAACGATGCTGCTAGGAcgtggttctttgagcaattcaagatagCATACAGTGACAGGGAAAACATGTGCATCGTTTCAGATAGAAATGGGAGTATCATTAAATCTGTATCAAGAGTGTATCCAGATGTACCACATTTTGCTTGTATATGGCATCTATGGAACAACGTATATAAGAAATTCAAAAAGAGCCATGCCAAGTTGAGCGAGATATACTTCTCGATGGCAAAAGCAGACACGCAAGCTGAATTTGACAATCTGATGGAGAAGGTAGATATTAGGGTGAAAGAATACTTAGAGTTAGCTGGATACAAAAAGTGGGCTAGGTTGTATGCACCTGTTAATAGGGGATGGACAATGACGTCAAATATTGCTAAGTCAATCAATGCCGCACTAGTTTCAGCAAGGGAATTGCCAATATACGAATCCCTCGAAGAAATTAGGAAGATGTTTGGACGTTGGAATTGTAGTAACTGCAAAGAAGCTACACAGACATATACGACGCTTGCTAAAAAATACCAGGAGATGCTGACTTTGAATGAAGCAATGTCTACATGTATGACT gTGGTACCATCAACTGAATACTTACATACGGTTAACGATGGAGGGAGGAATTACACAATCTGCTTGTTAGAGAGAAAATGTGTTTGTAGGAGGTTCCAAGTTGATGAATTACTATGCCCACATGCTTTGGCTGTATTGAAGAGCAAGTTTCTAATGCTAGAAGAATATTGCtctaattattacaaaccaaatattGTTATAATGACATACGATGTGCCTCTGTACCCGCTACCGGACAGAAATGACTGGAATATACCAGCACATGTTGCAGAGGAGGTTGTATTACCACCCAAATGGAAAAGACCTCCTAGAAGGCCAAAGAAGAAGCGCGATAAACCTTTAAGTGAATTGCTGCAGCCGAAAAATCAACATTCATGTAGCATATATGGGCAGGGAGGACATAACAAGCGAACGTGTAGAAATTCTCCACGTAACAAATAG